Proteins encoded within one genomic window of Formosa agariphila KMM 3901:
- a CDS encoding IPExxxVDY family protein, giving the protein MAIHKLNLEDFFEDVDYILIAIHSRLEDYRLAYYLNSHLNLSLTRRAQDIDYKYFSAAYSIFEWKDDANLITYNLVSNICKREEDSLQSSGSLFTNQEKIIKSYNLVPELKNVDYLMKITKEDLQITEQLIVNKIQQIPQVITTYTVNVDQIKSKDNLIFN; this is encoded by the coding sequence ATGGCCATTCATAAACTTAATCTTGAGGACTTTTTTGAAGACGTCGATTATATTTTAATTGCCATACACAGTAGATTAGAGGATTATAGATTAGCATATTATTTAAATAGTCATCTAAATTTAAGTCTTACAAGAAGAGCTCAAGATATTGATTATAAATATTTTTCAGCTGCTTATTCCATTTTTGAATGGAAGGACGACGCAAATTTAATCACATATAATTTGGTGTCCAATATATGTAAACGCGAAGAAGATAGCTTACAAAGCTCCGGCTCATTGTTTACAAATCAAGAAAAAATTATAAAGTCTTATAACTTAGTTCCAGAGTTAAAAAATGTAGATTATTTAATGAAGATAACTAAAGAAGACTTGCAAATTACTGAACAATTAATAGTGAATAAAATCCAACAAATACCTCAAGTTATTACAACTTACACGGTAAATGTGGATCAGATAAAATCTAAAGACAATTTAATTTTTAATTAA
- the fabF gene encoding beta-ketoacyl-ACP synthase II — MELKRVVVTGLGALTPIGNTKDEYWDALISGKSGAAPITYFDTEKFKTKFACELKNFNPTDFLDRKEARKMDRFTQYAMVASDEAILDAKLDLNVVNKLRVGVIWGAGIGGLETFQNEVLNFAAGDGSPRFNPFFIPKMIADIAPGNISIKHGFMGPNYTTVSACASSANAMIDALNYIRLGQCDVIVTGGSEAAVTIAGMGGFNAMHALSTRNESPETASRPFDATRDGFVLGEGAGAIVLEEYEHAKARGAKIYAEVMGGGMSSDAYHMTAPHPEGIGVMAVMRNCLENAGLKPEDVDHINTHGTSTPLGDVAELKAISEVFGAHAKNININSTKSMTGHLLGAAGAIESIAAILAMEHGIVPPTINHEVFDENIDSELNLTLNKPQKRDVKVVMSNTFGFGGHNACVLFRKLED; from the coding sequence ATGGAACTAAAGCGAGTAGTAGTTACGGGTTTAGGGGCACTTACGCCAATTGGAAATACCAAAGATGAATATTGGGATGCTCTAATTAGTGGTAAAAGTGGTGCTGCTCCTATAACATATTTTGATACTGAAAAGTTCAAAACTAAATTCGCTTGCGAATTAAAAAACTTTAATCCTACCGATTTTCTTGATAGAAAAGAGGCTCGTAAAATGGATAGATTTACTCAGTACGCTATGGTAGCTTCAGACGAAGCTATCTTAGATGCTAAGTTAGATTTAAATGTTGTTAACAAATTACGAGTAGGTGTTATTTGGGGTGCAGGAATTGGTGGTTTAGAAACCTTCCAAAACGAGGTGTTAAACTTCGCTGCGGGAGACGGTTCTCCACGATTCAACCCATTTTTTATACCTAAAATGATTGCAGATATAGCACCGGGTAACATATCTATTAAACATGGATTTATGGGACCTAACTATACTACAGTTTCGGCTTGCGCATCTTCTGCAAACGCTATGATAGACGCACTAAACTATATTCGTTTAGGTCAATGCGATGTTATTGTAACAGGAGGAAGTGAAGCTGCCGTAACCATTGCAGGAATGGGAGGCTTTAATGCCATGCATGCCTTATCGACAAGAAACGAAAGTCCAGAAACAGCATCTAGACCTTTTGATGCAACCAGAGATGGTTTTGTATTAGGAGAAGGTGCAGGGGCAATAGTTCTTGAAGAGTACGAACATGCAAAAGCAAGAGGCGCTAAAATTTATGCAGAAGTTATGGGTGGAGGAATGTCATCAGATGCTTATCATATGACGGCACCACATCCAGAAGGTATAGGCGTTATGGCTGTAATGAGAAATTGTTTGGAAAATGCAGGCTTAAAACCAGAAGATGTAGACCATATTAATACACATGGAACTTCTACTCCTCTTGGTGATGTAGCCGAGTTAAAAGCAATCTCTGAAGTTTTTGGTGCGCACGCTAAAAACATCAACATCAATTCAACAAAATCTATGACGGGTCACTTGTTAGGTGCTGCGGGTGCTATAGAATCTATTGCTGCTATTTTAGCAATGGAACATGGTATTGTGCCACCAACTATTAACCATGAAGTTTTTGATGAAAACATTGATTCAGAATTAAATTTAACACTTAACAAACCGCAAAAACGCGATGTTAAAGTGGTAATGAGTAATACTTTTGGATTTGGCGGTCACAACGCCTGTGTGTTATTCAGAAAATTAGAAGATTAA
- a CDS encoding acyl carrier protein: MSDIASRVKAIIVDKLGVDENEVVTEASFTNDLGADSLDTVELIMEFEKEFDIQIPDDQAENIATVGQAISYIEAAK, translated from the coding sequence ATGTCAGACATTGCATCAAGAGTAAAAGCGATTATCGTAGACAAATTAGGTGTTGATGAGAACGAAGTTGTAACTGAAGCTAGCTTCACAAACGACTTAGGAGCAGATTCATTAGACACTGTAGAATTAATTATGGAATTCGAAAAAGAATTCGATATCCAAATTCCAGATGATCAAGCAGAAAACATTGCAACAGTTGGTCAAGCTATATCATACATAGAAGCTGCAAAATAA
- a CDS encoding PfkB family carbohydrate kinase codes for MSQLVIVGTVAFDAIETPFGKTDKILGGAATYIGLSASQFNLDSAIVSVVGNDFPQDYLELLSNRNIDISGLEIVKDGKTFFWSGRYHYDMNSRDTLVTELNVLADFNPIVPEAYKNAEVVMLGNLHPLVQLGVLDQMTTKPKLAILDTMDFWMDNALEDLHKVIARIDVLTINDEEARQLTGEYSLVNAAQKIFKLGPQFVVIKKGEHGALLFHKDEIFSAPALPLKSVFDPTGAGDTFAGGFAGFLANSGNYTFENMKTAIIYGSALASFCVEEFGTASLEKVTSEQLNSRLQQFKELTTFNIDLS; via the coding sequence ATGAGCCAATTAGTAATCGTTGGGACCGTAGCTTTTGATGCTATTGAAACCCCTTTTGGAAAAACCGATAAAATTCTAGGCGGAGCAGCCACTTACATCGGACTATCTGCCTCGCAGTTTAATTTAGATAGCGCAATTGTTTCTGTAGTAGGAAACGATTTCCCGCAAGACTACCTAGAATTATTATCTAATAGAAACATTGACATTTCTGGATTAGAAATTGTAAAAGACGGAAAAACATTCTTTTGGAGTGGCCGTTATCATTACGATATGAATTCTAGAGATACCTTAGTTACAGAACTTAATGTATTAGCAGATTTCAACCCAATAGTTCCTGAAGCATACAAAAATGCTGAAGTGGTAATGTTAGGAAACTTACATCCTTTAGTCCAACTTGGTGTATTAGACCAAATGACGACAAAGCCAAAATTAGCAATATTAGACACCATGGATTTCTGGATGGATAATGCTTTAGAAGATTTACATAAAGTAATTGCTAGAATAGACGTACTAACTATAAACGACGAAGAAGCAAGACAATTAACAGGAGAATATTCTTTAGTTAATGCAGCACAAAAAATCTTTAAATTAGGACCACAATTTGTGGTCATTAAAAAAGGAGAACATGGTGCTTTATTATTTCATAAAGATGAAATCTTCTCTGCACCTGCGTTACCTTTAAAAAGTGTATTCGACCCAACAGGAGCTGGAGACACTTTTGCTGGAGGATTTGCAGGGTTTTTAGCAAATTCTGGAAATTACACTTTCGAAAACATGAAAACAGCCATCATTTACGGCTCGGCATTGGCCTCATTTTGTGTAGAGGAATTTGGAACAGCAAGCTTGGAGAAAGTCACCTCAGAACAACTAAACTCCCGACTGCAACAGTTTAAGGAGTTAACAACATTCAATATCGATTTATCATAA
- a CDS encoding TonB-dependent receptor yields MVLNKGHFTFLLFLISCVAFSQKGELNGNVVFDTNEPVLGAHIILIGIDLKKETVTGINGDYSFKNIPFGTYNIQMHSLNANSVTIEVVHDSSKDIHNTVIKFSEYQDLAEILVKSKTTKEKIEDEGFAVNVIETKEAGLRNVQTNELLRTSAGVNIRQNGGLGSDVQYSLNGLSGSAVRIFIDGIPISVYGSSFSLNSIPPSMIKRIEVYKGVVPGYLADDALGGAINIVLHKGAKNNLNASISYGSFNTLQTSLNGLYRFDKSGFTVKASGFYNSSDNDYKVSGRSVVVTGLGGVQTPITARRFNDAYRSVGGMAQIGFTDVKWADQFFIGLTGSDDYKEVQHGAFMTITPYKDRFLESDAALGSLTYQKKDLFTKGLDINVHGVYGTRNRVVNDTMPWAYSWAGERAIDYKGDEFKYIWNSQQEGGPTLATIKRNVASVRSGISYTINDNHKVLVNHVYSGIDREDSDALQSLLESTFVGTRDLNKNITSFTYELNAFDDRLKANIFWKYYQQKTTNSDPDIENDANGNPQIVDVVTISDNKDNGYGFALSYDVIPNVSLLVSAEKAIRLPDETEVFGNDGDNVVANPSIQPEKSKNYNLGFRLGTFNIEKHAFSISTNFFIRDMTDRIGLPIETSLNVDDETILYVNQGNAKSKGVDAQLDYTYNNNFGFNFNISNFDLTTETALGTEINIPNTPFFTMNSSFRYSFQDIFQKKSQLNLYYVMNFTDKFSYLTDQGSNTVGNEFFEVPQQFAQDFGASYAFPNNKLVVSFDIKNIFDEAVYDNLSVQKPGRAFYLKLNYTINKF; encoded by the coding sequence ATGGTCTTAAACAAAGGACACTTTACTTTTTTACTTTTCTTAATAAGCTGTGTCGCTTTTTCTCAAAAAGGGGAATTAAACGGAAATGTTGTTTTCGATACTAACGAACCTGTTCTTGGAGCCCATATAATATTAATAGGTATCGATTTAAAAAAAGAAACTGTAACTGGTATTAATGGTGACTACAGTTTTAAAAATATTCCTTTTGGTACATATAACATTCAGATGCATTCTTTAAATGCAAATTCTGTTACTATAGAAGTAGTACATGATTCTTCTAAAGACATACATAACACGGTAATAAAATTTTCTGAATACCAAGATTTAGCAGAAATCCTAGTAAAATCTAAAACTACTAAGGAAAAAATTGAAGACGAAGGGTTTGCTGTTAACGTTATAGAAACTAAAGAAGCTGGTTTAAGAAATGTGCAAACTAACGAATTACTAAGAACAAGTGCAGGTGTGAATATCCGCCAAAACGGAGGGTTAGGATCAGATGTTCAATACAGTTTAAACGGATTATCTGGAAGTGCTGTTCGTATTTTTATAGACGGTATACCTATTTCTGTTTACGGTTCTTCTTTTAGTTTAAATAGTATACCGCCTTCAATGATTAAACGGATTGAAGTTTATAAAGGTGTTGTACCTGGATATTTAGCAGACGATGCATTGGGTGGGGCAATAAATATTGTACTTCATAAAGGCGCTAAAAATAATTTAAACGCATCAATTTCATACGGTTCATTTAACACGTTACAGACAAGCCTTAATGGTTTATATCGTTTCGACAAGTCTGGTTTTACAGTAAAGGCTTCGGGTTTTTATAACAGTTCGGATAACGATTATAAGGTTTCAGGTAGAAGTGTTGTGGTTACTGGATTAGGTGGTGTACAAACTCCTATTACTGCAAGACGGTTTAACGATGCGTATAGATCTGTTGGAGGAATGGCTCAAATTGGGTTTACAGATGTAAAATGGGCAGACCAATTCTTTATTGGCTTAACAGGATCAGACGATTATAAAGAAGTACAACATGGTGCTTTTATGACCATTACGCCTTATAAAGACAGGTTTCTGGAATCTGATGCTGCACTTGGAAGTTTAACATACCAAAAGAAAGATTTATTTACTAAAGGTCTAGATATAAATGTACATGGTGTTTACGGAACCAGAAACCGAGTGGTCAACGATACTATGCCTTGGGCGTATAGTTGGGCAGGAGAAAGAGCTATCGATTATAAAGGAGATGAGTTTAAATACATCTGGAATTCTCAACAAGAAGGCGGCCCTACATTAGCAACAATTAAAAGAAATGTTGCATCTGTAAGATCAGGAATATCATACACTATAAACGATAATCATAAGGTATTAGTAAATCATGTTTACAGTGGTATTGATAGAGAAGATAGCGATGCTTTACAATCGTTATTAGAGAGTACGTTTGTTGGTACTAGAGATTTAAATAAAAACATTACATCTTTTACTTACGAGCTAAACGCTTTTGATGACCGATTAAAGGCTAATATTTTTTGGAAATATTATCAACAAAAAACAACCAATTCAGATCCAGATATAGAGAACGATGCCAATGGCAATCCTCAAATTGTAGACGTAGTAACTATTAGTGACAATAAAGATAACGGATACGGATTTGCACTTTCATACGACGTGATTCCTAATGTTTCGTTATTAGTTTCGGCAGAAAAAGCAATACGTTTACCAGATGAAACCGAAGTATTTGGTAACGATGGAGATAATGTGGTAGCCAACCCAAGTATACAACCAGAAAAAAGTAAAAACTATAATTTAGGATTTAGACTAGGTACATTTAATATTGAAAAACACGCATTTAGTATTTCTACCAATTTCTTTATTCGAGATATGACAGACCGTATTGGTTTACCTATTGAAACATCATTAAACGTTGATGATGAAACAATACTCTATGTGAATCAAGGAAACGCAAAATCTAAAGGAGTAGATGCTCAATTAGATTATACCTATAATAATAATTTTGGATTTAATTTTAACATTTCCAATTTCGACTTAACTACAGAAACAGCACTTGGAACCGAAATAAACATACCTAACACACCATTTTTTACAATGAATAGTAGTTTCCGATATTCATTTCAAGATATATTCCAGAAAAAATCACAATTAAATCTGTATTACGTCATGAACTTTACAGATAAATTTTCATACTTAACAGATCAAGGTTCTAATACGGTTGGAAATGAATTCTTTGAAGTCCCACAACAATTTGCTCAAGATTTTGGTGCTAGCTATGCCTTTCCTAATAATAAACTTGTTGTAAGCTTTGATATCAAGAATATATTTGATGAAGCTGTATACGATAATTTATCTGTACAAAAGCCAGGGCGCGCATTTTACTTAAAACTGAATTATACAATCAATAAATTTTAG
- a CDS encoding ribonuclease H1 domain-containing protein, translating to MSKKKKYYTVWKGHKPGVYNTWNACKAQTKDYPSAVYKSFPSLEAATHALNSNPKDFIGNKSFTSGLTSEQLKKIGRPNYNSISVDAASSGNPGIMEYRGVDTKTKKQIFIQGPFQQGTNNIGEFLAIVHGLALLKKNNSNLLIYTDSRTAMSWVKKKNCNTKLERTDKNKDVFNLIDRAVSWLKNNDYQTTIVKWETKAWGEIPADFGRK from the coding sequence ATGTCAAAAAAAAAGAAATACTACACGGTCTGGAAGGGCCATAAACCTGGAGTTTACAATACTTGGAATGCTTGCAAAGCACAAACCAAGGATTATCCTAGTGCCGTTTACAAATCGTTTCCAAGCTTAGAAGCTGCAACACACGCATTAAATAGTAATCCTAAAGATTTTATTGGTAACAAATCGTTTACAAGCGGATTGACGTCTGAGCAGTTAAAAAAAATAGGGCGACCTAATTACAATTCTATTTCGGTAGACGCTGCATCAAGTGGTAATCCAGGTATTATGGAATATCGAGGCGTAGATACCAAAACAAAAAAGCAGATTTTTATTCAAGGCCCATTTCAACAAGGCACAAATAATATAGGTGAATTTTTAGCCATTGTTCACGGCTTGGCATTGCTTAAAAAAAACAATAGCAATCTTTTAATTTATACCGATTCTAGAACAGCAATGAGTTGGGTGAAAAAGAAAAATTGCAATACCAAACTAGAACGCACAGATAAAAATAAAGATGTATTCAATTTAATTGATCGTGCTGTAAGTTGGCTTAAAAATAACGACTACCAAACTACAATTGTAAAATGGGAAACTAAAGCTTGGGGAGAAATCCCTGCGGATTTCGGAAGAAAATAA
- the rnc gene encoding ribonuclease III: MKYIRNILNSRFNNNGNFFVSLTKILGFKPKNESFYKTAFTHRSMNIRDKKGNAINYERLEFLGDAMLGSVIASYLYTEAPAGDEGYLTKMRSKIVSREHLNELGKDLKLIDLVESKIPKGQFGDNIHGNLFEALVGAIYLDRGFKYCEKFIYKRIIIPFVDIETLEGKVISYKSLLIEWCQKEKKTFDYNVYDDTGVDDVRHFAVKLMIDKKVVAKARATSKKKAEEKASKRAFFAFQNEISKAN, from the coding sequence ATGAAATACATTCGTAACATATTAAATTCCCGTTTTAATAATAACGGGAATTTTTTTGTTTCTCTTACCAAAATTTTAGGTTTCAAACCTAAAAACGAAAGCTTTTACAAGACAGCTTTTACCCATCGCTCTATGAATATTAGGGACAAAAAGGGTAATGCCATAAATTACGAACGTTTAGAATTTTTAGGAGATGCCATGTTAGGCTCTGTTATTGCATCGTATTTATATACCGAAGCTCCTGCAGGAGATGAAGGTTATCTTACAAAAATGCGTTCTAAAATTGTAAGTCGCGAACATTTAAATGAATTAGGGAAGGATTTAAAATTAATAGATTTAGTTGAAAGTAAAATCCCAAAAGGTCAATTTGGAGACAACATTCATGGTAATTTATTCGAAGCTTTAGTAGGTGCAATTTATCTAGATCGTGGTTTTAAATACTGCGAAAAGTTTATTTATAAGCGTATTATTATACCTTTTGTAGATATAGAAACCTTAGAAGGTAAAGTTATAAGCTATAAAAGTTTACTAATAGAATGGTGCCAAAAAGAAAAGAAAACGTTCGATTATAACGTTTATGACGATACTGGGGTAGATGATGTAAGACACTTTGCTGTTAAATTAATGATAGACAAAAAAGTTGTAGCCAAGGCAAGAGCTACATCAAAAAAGAAAGCCGAAGAAAAAGCTTCAAAGCGTGCGTTCTTTGCATTTCAAAACGAAATATCAAAAGCGAACTAA
- the pyk gene encoding pyruvate kinase encodes MLKRKKTKIVATLGPATSTKEVLKGMLDEGADVFRINFSHADYADVTERVKMIRELNEEFGYNAAILGDLQGPKLRVGVMKGEVFVNPGDEIIFATGERFEGTKERVYMTYKQFPQDAKPGERVLLDDGKLIFEVVSSNNVDEVTAKVIQGGPLKSKKGVNLPNTNISQPALTEKDIEDAIFACSLQVDWMALSFVRHAEDLMQLQELIKEHSEEKIPIIAKIEKPEAVENIDKIVAYCDGLMVARGDLGVEIPAEEVPLIQKQLVLCAKKARIPVIIATQMMETMIDSLTPTRAEVNDVANSVMDGADAVMLSGETSVGQYPIQVIKQMSNIIKSVEDSPLIKVPQSPPHIRTKRYITKSICFHAANMANEINAQAISTLTNSGYTAFQISAWRPSAHILVFTSNRRILTQLNLLWGVKAFYYDKFVSTDETIEDVNKLACDKGYLEEGNMLISLAAMPIQEKGMVNTLRVSEIKL; translated from the coding sequence ATGTTGAAAAGAAAGAAGACCAAAATAGTGGCAACCCTAGGGCCAGCCACGAGTACGAAAGAAGTTTTAAAGGGTATGTTAGACGAAGGCGCTGACGTATTTAGAATTAATTTTTCTCATGCTGATTATGCTGATGTAACAGAACGAGTTAAAATGATTCGTGAGTTAAATGAAGAATTCGGTTACAACGCTGCAATATTAGGAGACTTACAAGGTCCAAAACTTCGTGTAGGTGTAATGAAAGGAGAGGTTTTTGTAAACCCTGGAGACGAGATTATTTTTGCTACTGGCGAAAGATTTGAAGGCACAAAGGAGCGTGTTTACATGACTTACAAACAATTCCCTCAAGATGCTAAACCCGGAGAACGTGTACTTCTAGACGATGGAAAATTAATTTTTGAAGTTGTTTCAAGTAATAACGTAGACGAAGTTACAGCAAAGGTTATTCAAGGAGGTCCTTTAAAATCTAAAAAAGGTGTAAACCTTCCAAATACGAATATCTCTCAACCTGCGCTTACAGAAAAAGATATAGAAGATGCTATTTTTGCATGTTCTTTACAAGTAGACTGGATGGCTTTATCTTTTGTGCGTCATGCAGAAGATTTAATGCAATTACAAGAGCTTATTAAAGAACATAGTGAAGAAAAAATTCCAATTATTGCCAAAATTGAAAAACCAGAAGCGGTAGAAAATATCGATAAAATTGTTGCGTATTGCGACGGTTTAATGGTTGCTCGTGGTGATTTAGGAGTTGAAATTCCTGCAGAGGAAGTACCGCTAATTCAGAAGCAATTAGTACTATGTGCTAAAAAAGCAAGAATCCCTGTAATTATTGCAACGCAAATGATGGAAACTATGATAGATAGTTTAACACCAACGCGTGCTGAAGTAAACGATGTTGCCAATTCTGTAATGGATGGTGCCGATGCCGTAATGCTTTCTGGAGAAACTTCTGTTGGGCAATATCCAATTCAGGTTATTAAACAAATGTCGAATATTATTAAAAGTGTAGAAGATTCACCACTTATTAAAGTGCCACAATCTCCACCACATATTCGTACTAAACGTTATATTACAAAATCAATTTGTTTCCACGCCGCTAACATGGCAAACGAAATTAATGCACAAGCGATATCTACATTAACAAATAGTGGGTATACAGCGTTTCAAATTTCTGCATGGAGACCTTCTGCTCACATTCTAGTATTCACGTCTAATAGACGTATCTTAACGCAATTAAATCTATTGTGGGGAGTTAAAGCGTTTTACTACGATAAGTTTGTTAGTACAGACGAAACCATTGAAGATGTAAATAAATTGGCTTGCGATAAAGGCTATTTAGAAGAAGGTAACATGTTAATTAGTTTAGCAGCAATGCCTATTCAAGAAAAAGGAATGGTAAACACGTTACGTGTGTCAGAGATTAAGTTATAA
- the purN gene encoding phosphoribosylglycinamide formyltransferase produces the protein MKRIVIFASGSGSNAENLINYFKTKADASVTLVLTNNPQAKVLDRCKKLEISALSFNRIAFTKTNDVLNILHSANPDLIVLAGFLWKFPETILNAFPNKVINVHPALLPKFGGKGMYGMNVHDAVVTNKETETGITIHYVNENYDEGTTIFQATCPVLATDTAEDVANKIHELEMEHFPIVVEKLLK, from the coding sequence ATGAAACGTATTGTAATTTTTGCTTCTGGATCTGGCTCGAATGCTGAAAACTTAATTAATTATTTTAAAACAAAAGCTGATGCTTCGGTAACATTAGTTCTTACTAATAATCCACAGGCCAAAGTACTAGACCGTTGTAAAAAACTAGAAATAAGCGCATTATCTTTTAATCGCATCGCTTTCACTAAAACAAATGATGTTTTAAACATTTTGCATAGTGCTAATCCAGATTTAATTGTTCTAGCAGGATTTTTATGGAAGTTTCCCGAAACCATTCTAAATGCTTTTCCAAATAAGGTTATTAATGTCCACCCTGCCCTACTACCAAAATTTGGAGGAAAAGGCATGTACGGCATGAATGTGCATGATGCTGTTGTTACTAATAAAGAAACAGAAACGGGCATTACAATACATTATGTAAATGAAAATTACGACGAAGGCACAACCATTTTCCAAGCCACTTGTCCTGTTTTAGCTACAGATACTGCCGAAGATGTTGCTAATAAAATTCATGAATTAGAAATGGAACATTTTCCTATAGTTGTTGAAAAACTTTTAAAGTAA